The window CCAGTAGCCCTCCATGACCATGGGGCTACGCACATACAGCTCGCCGACTTCTCCTACGGCCACCGGCTCGCCCTCGTCGTCCCGCAGCTCCACTTCGACTCCCGGCCCCGGACGCCCGCAGCTGGTCAAGGACTCGGGCCGTCGGAGGTCGTGTTCCTGCGGGGGAAGCTCGGTGACCAGCCCGTTCTCGGATGCTCCGTAGATCTGGTGCAGTACCGGACCGAAGCGTTCGATTGCCTGCCTCAGACGTGCGGGGGAAGCGGCGGCACCGGTGTAGTGGAGGGTCGACAGCGCCGGGAAACGGCCCACGTGGCAGTCCGGATGGTCAAGCAGCTCGTACAGCATGGGCGTCACCACCACCATCCTGGTGACGCGCTCGCCGGCCATCGCGGACAGGGCCGTGCCGGCATCGAACGTCCTCAGCAGCACGATGGTGTGGCCGCTGAGCACGCCCAGCAGGAAGGCGCCGTGGCCGCTGGTGTGCGTCACCAGCGTGCATATCAGCAACGCGGCTTCAGCCGAGGCGTCGGCAGCATACGCGCTCGAAACCTGTACATAGAGGTCGTAGTAGCCGCTGCGGTGGACGACCAGCTTGGGCAGTCCGGTGGTACCACCCGTGTAGAGAAGCGTCGCGATGTGGCGGCCGTCGGCAGCCTCGCCGGGCGAGCAGCCTGCGATGTCGGACGCTGCCGCCAGGAAGTCGGCCGCACTCGAGGATGCGCCGACGCTGAAGACATGCGGAATGTCGAGCCGGCCGGCGATCCGCTGGGTCCGCTCCTCGAAGACCGGGTCGAACAGGAGCATCTTGACGTCAGCGCGCTGGATCAGCGCTTCAAGTTCGCCGTTGCCGGGCTCCGGCGGAACGAAGACCAGTCGACAGCCTGAGAAATGAATGGCCAGCTGGAGCAGCAGCGCCTCCGGAGAGTTCTCCACGAACAGCGCTACTCCGTCTCCCTCCACCAGACCGCTGCCCCGTAAGGCCGCGGCGAAGCGCAGGACCGTGCTGACGGCCTCGTCGCCGCTGATCCGCCGCTGCCCCGCGACGATCGCGTCACGACCGCCTCTCTCCGAGAGCCGTTGCAAGACCGAGACGGTGTAGTTCCCGCTGGAAGTGACCGTGTTCATGATCCTTCTTCGTGCTTGAGTGTGCCTCCCGGGGGTACGACCCCGGGCGCTTCCTGATCACTCGTCATCAACGATGCGGGGGCGGCGAAAAGTTCACCGGGGAGCGGCGGGGACTCGTTCTCACCAATCGGTAGCACAAGAAGTATGAGTGCATCATTCGAATCTGGTGACGGGGTATCCGTTGGGACGGCCGGCCCACTGAGCAGGTCATGCTCCGCTCCAGGGCGGCCGCCAGTTCGGGCAATGCAGCTATTCACGGATGAACACGCTCATTGCCGGGGAAAGCGCATCATCTACGCGACGTCGGGCCGTGTCATCAGCGGCGACCACAAGTGCAACGCCAGACTTGGGCTGGTCAGGGGCACGGTGTTCCACGTCGCCACCGCGATCCCCGCGTCGGCGTCGACCGACAGCCGAACCCGGTGCGGTGTGGTGATGACGTACAGCTCGGCGACGAACGTGCTGCCCTGCCAGGCGCCGGCCGCGACGACAGGGCGGCCGAGCGGCGAACATTCCCGCCACTCGCCGTGGCCGACCTCGACGTTGAGGTACGGTCCGAGTCGAAGGAGCCATCCGTCGTCCACGGGATCGACGATCACCGTGGTTCCGTCGGGCAGAGCCGAATCCTCGGCGGAGGCGTCGAGTCCCGCCTTGACGGAACGCTCCCGGGCGGCCGAACCCGGCACCGGTGCCAATGACAGCCGCCGCAGCCGATCGGCGAGGATCCCGTCGTCCCGGGTGCTTCCCACGTGGTCCATGCCGGGCAGCAGGCACTCCCACAAGGGGTCGAGCACTGCCTCCTCCTGCGTTATGGCGCCGGTCACGGCGACCACGAGATCGTACGACGGGACGACCACGCACAGCTGGCCGAAGACGCCGGCGCCGCGGTAACCGTGACGAGACATCCAGAACTGGTAACCGTACCCGCAAAGCGCGTCGGGATTTTCCGACCAGTCCTCGATCTGCAGGGTGTCGGTGTGCCGTCCGGTCGCGAGCTCCACCCATTCGCGCGGGATGAGCCGCCGGTCGCCCCAAACGCCTCCGCGCAGGAGCAGTTCACCGAAGGCGGCGACGGCCTCGGTCGTGAGGTGCAGTCCGTGGAATCCGAAGGCGGCACCGCTCGCGACCCGATCCCATTCGGCGTGGTCGACGCCCATTGGCTTGAAGAGGCGCTTGTCCAGCAGTTCCGGGAGGCCGCGGCCCGTGACCCGTTCCACCATCCGCGCCAGGATGAAGGTGGTCGGATTGTCGTAGGCGTGCCGCGCTCCCTCGGCCTCGGGGAACGGTACGCGCAGGAAGCCCTTCACCAGGTCGCCCGGTTCCTGTTGCCAGGCTTCGGCAAGGCTGTCCGTGCGGTGTCCGGCCGTCATGGACAGCAGGTGGTGAACGGTGAGGCGGCGTCCCTGCTCCGAGATGTCGTCCGGAACGTGGTCGGGCAGCACGTCCACGATCCGATCGTCCAGTGAGAGCAGCCCGTCGGCGATCGCGAGCCCCGCGGCGACCGAGGTGAACGACTTGGTCAGCGAGTAGAGAAGGTGCGGGCGCTCGGCCGAGTACGGCGCCCACCAGCCTTCGGCGACGACGTGACCGTGGCGTACGACCATGAGGGAGTGACACTCGACGGATCGTGCTTCGAGCCGATCCAGCAGCGCGGCGATCGAACGGGACGAGATCCCCGAGGCGGCCGGTGTCGAGCGCGGCAGCAGAGTGCGCTGAGAAGCCATTTGGGCACCGTATCCGAACACCGTTTCGGACCAACGCGATTAAGGCTCTGCCCGACCTCTTCTACCAGCGTTCAGTTCGTGGACATCTTCCTGCCTATGGACGGCCCAGCTCCGACTGTCCCGGCTTCAGGAGGGACAGGCCCACGCAGGGTGCCCCATCTCTGCGGGTTGCGGTCGTGGAGCGAAGCTCGAAACTCGGTGGCCGTCGTACTCGAGCTGTCGATACCGTCGGGCTCCTGGCCGGCCGCATCGGCGGTGGCCTCACCCAGGAGCGATTCCCGTGACCAGCCGGCGAGCAACGACGACGCTGTGGCGTCCCACCGGCCCCAAGGAACTGGAGCTGGTGCGTGAGCTGGGCTGGCGCTCCTGGCCGTCTCGGCTCCCCGAGCAGCCGATCTTCTACCCGGTCCTCAACGAGGACTACGCCGTCAAGATCGCGCGGGACTGGAACGTCAAGCACGACGGCGCCGGCTTCGTCACCCGCTTCGAAGTGGAGTCAGCCTTCCTGCGCAGGTACCCGGTCCAGCAGGCAGGCGGACAGACGATACTGGAACTGTGGGTACCGGCCGGGGAGCGTGACGAGTTCAACGCTCACATCGTCGGCAAGATCCGGCTGGTTCACGAGTTTCACTGAACTGCGTGGACTCCGTGACGTAGCGGACTGACCCGATGCGATGATCCCGCCTTGCCTGGCGTGACCACGGCAGCCTTGGGGGCTGACTGTGGAGGTAAGCGCCGACGCCATCCGACTCGCGCTTGGGCGTTGAGTGCCCACCGGCTTTGAGATGGTCGTCAGGGCATCGGCGATGTCAGCAGGGCAGGCCGGCCCCCGCGGTAGGGGGCCCCGTCGGCGGTCAGCCGAGCCGTCTCAGTTCCCCTCTCACCCATTCCCGTTCACGGGGTTGCGCCGTTCGCCTTCGTGGGTGTCGGCGTTCCGTCCGCGTACGGAGTGAAGTGTGCCGGTGTGTGGGCGATGGGCGGCAGGTCGGGGCGCCAGGACGTGAGGATCTGGGCGCTGCACCCGAACAGGCCCTGGGGCAGCTGGTCCAGGGGCCACCAGCGCCAGTCGCCGACGCTCTCGTTCGGCTGGTCGGCGGGCTCGCCCTGCCAGGCGGTGACGACGGCGCCGACGGTGACGCGTACGACGTCGTCGACGTGGTCGAGGAGTGTGCCCAGCAGAGTCACGTCCTCGGGACGCGTGACGAGTCCGGTCTCCTCGGCGAGTTCGCGTACGACGGTGTCGTGGAGGGACTCGCCGGGCTCGACGGTGCCCCCGGGCAGCTCCCAGGTGCCGTGCCGATGGCGTCCCAGCAGCAAGCCCCGTTCGCCGAACACGATGGCTCCGACGCCGATCGCGGCGTGCGGTACGGGCGGCCGGGTGGTCCGTGGGCGACTGGTCACAGGTGGTCGGCTGGGCGTGCGGTGGCGTCGGGCCCGGACGAGTTGGAGGATCCCGGGGTTGCCGGGGTCCGGTGCGGTGAGGAGTTCGACCCCTTCCACCTGGAAACCGTGCTCGGTCAGGAGGTCTTCCCAGAGCCGCGGAGTGAGTACCCACATCTGAGTGGGGATGGGCTCCTCGTCGCGCAGCCGGATCAATGCCCGGCGTGGCACCACCTCTCCGGACGGCCCCTGTGCGTCGGCGTCGGTGTGGAGGGCGGAGAAGACGAGGGGCGCGCCGTCGACCAGACCGTCCCGCAGAGCCGGCAGCAGGTGGCGCGGGTCGACGCAGGCGAAGGTGCGGATGCCGTAGGCGGCCTCGTACGGCTCCGCGTGCCGCAGATGCTCGGCGACGTCACCGCACAGGAAGCGGACTCCGGGCTCGCTGCCGTGAGCGTTCAGCGCACGCTGGTGCTGGGTGGGGGACAGGTCGACGCCGTCCACGAGGGCGCCGTACTCACGGGCCAGGTGGACGGCGTGGTGACCGGGACCGGACCCGACGTCCAGGATCCGCTTGCCGCGGATGTCTCCGAGAACCTCGGCTCCGGGACCCACGCCGGGCCGGAATCCCCAGTCGATACGGTCGGGTACGGGCGGCAAGTAGCCGAAGTCCAGTTGGCGTTGACCGTAGACCGTCCAGCTCTGCTCGTGTGCGGGGCGTGCCGTCACAGAAGGGCTCCAAGTCAGTTCCTGACACTGTTCAGAGAACGAGTTCGGTGCGGCGGAGGTCGCGGAACACCGTGGGTGTCGCCCAGCCGCGCAGGGTGGCATGCATCGCCGATCGGAACGCGGCCTCCGCCGTGGAGGCGTCGAGGGCGCCGGCGAGTTCGAGCGTCACAACTCCGTGCAGGGTGACCCACAAGGAGAGCGCGATGGACGTCGCGTCGCCGGCGAGGAGAGAGCCCGTCACGGCGCGGTCGATCGCCGCGAGGAGCGGACGGATGGGGTCATGGGTGCCGACCGCGCCCGATGGATCGAAGGATTGCGCCCCTCCGAACAGCACCGTGTACAGGTGGCTGTGTCCGCGCCCCCACCGCCGGTACGCGCCGGCCAGGGTGTAGATGTCGGCCAGGGGATCCTCGGAGGCCGGCGCTCCCGACAGGTCCTGGAACAGGCCGGCGACAGCTCTGTCGCGCACCGCTTCGATCAAGGCGTCCTTGCCGCCGAAGAGGGAGTACACCGCTGTCGTCGACGTTCCGGCGGCAGCCGCCACGGCGCGGACTGTGACCGATTCGCGCGGGCCCGTGGCGAGCATCTCGGTCGCGCATGCCACGAGCCGCTCTTTGACCGCCTCGTCGTTCGTCCTCGGCCTACCCATGCCAGA of the Streptomyces sp. NBC_01788 genome contains:
- a CDS encoding AMP-binding protein is translated as MNTVTSSGNYTVSVLQRLSERGGRDAIVAGQRRISGDEAVSTVLRFAAALRGSGLVEGDGVALFVENSPEALLLQLAIHFSGCRLVFVPPEPGNGELEALIQRADVKMLLFDPVFEERTQRIAGRLDIPHVFSVGASSSAADFLAAASDIAGCSPGEAADGRHIATLLYTGGTTGLPKLVVHRSGYYDLYVQVSSAYAADASAEAALLICTLVTHTSGHGAFLLGVLSGHTIVLLRTFDAGTALSAMAGERVTRMVVVTPMLYELLDHPDCHVGRFPALSTLHYTGAAASPARLRQAIERFGPVLHQIYGASENGLVTELPPQEHDLRRPESLTSCGRPGPGVEVELRDDEGEPVAVGEVGELYVRSPMVMEGYWNDPERTTEVLDGEGWFRSGDLGRKDEDGYLYLVDRARDIIVTGRTADNVYSRLLDDFLTAQPAVKEAAAVGLPGDDDTEAVHVVPVPQDPADVPDLSELTREIVDALGDLYAPASYSIADSLPRTTVGKTDKKALRASLLRTRA
- a CDS encoding serine hydrolase domain-containing protein, with amino-acid sequence MASQRTLLPRSTPAASGISSRSIAALLDRLEARSVECHSLMVVRHGHVVAEGWWAPYSAERPHLLYSLTKSFTSVAAGLAIADGLLSLDDRIVDVLPDHVPDDISEQGRRLTVHHLLSMTAGHRTDSLAEAWQQEPGDLVKGFLRVPFPEAEGARHAYDNPTTFILARMVERVTGRGLPELLDKRLFKPMGVDHAEWDRVASGAAFGFHGLHLTTEAVAAFGELLLRGGVWGDRRLIPREWVELATGRHTDTLQIEDWSENPDALCGYGYQFWMSRHGYRGAGVFGQLCVVVPSYDLVVAVTGAITQEEAVLDPLWECLLPGMDHVGSTRDDGILADRLRRLSLAPVPGSAARERSVKAGLDASAEDSALPDGTTVIVDPVDDGWLLRLGPYLNVEVGHGEWRECSPLGRPVVAAGAWQGSTFVAELYVITTPHRVRLSVDADAGIAVATWNTVPLTSPSLALHLWSPLMTRPDVA
- a CDS encoding bifunctional class I SAM-dependent methyltransferase/NUDIX hydrolase, with product MTARPAHEQSWTVYGQRQLDFGYLPPVPDRIDWGFRPGVGPGAEVLGDIRGKRILDVGSGPGHHAVHLAREYGALVDGVDLSPTQHQRALNAHGSEPGVRFLCGDVAEHLRHAEPYEAAYGIRTFACVDPRHLLPALRDGLVDGAPLVFSALHTDADAQGPSGEVVPRRALIRLRDEEPIPTQMWVLTPRLWEDLLTEHGFQVEGVELLTAPDPGNPGILQLVRARRHRTPSRPPVTSRPRTTRPPVPHAAIGVGAIVFGERGLLLGRHRHGTWELPGGTVEPGESLHDTVVRELAEETGLVTRPEDVTLLGTLLDHVDDVVRVTVGAVVTAWQGEPADQPNESVGDWRWWPLDQLPQGLFGCSAQILTSWRPDLPPIAHTPAHFTPYADGTPTPTKANGATP
- a CDS encoding TetR/AcrR family transcriptional regulator → MGRPRTNDEAVKERLVACATEMLATGPRESVTVRAVAAAAGTSTTAVYSLFGGKDALIEAVRDRAVAGLFQDLSGAPASEDPLADIYTLAGAYRRWGRGHSHLYTVLFGGAQSFDPSGAVGTHDPIRPLLAAIDRAVTGSLLAGDATSIALSLWVTLHGVVTLELAGALDASTAEAAFRSAMHATLRGWATPTVFRDLRRTELVL